From one Conyzicola nivalis genomic stretch:
- a CDS encoding IclR family transcriptional regulator: MRTSQWSDAVSVIERVTIVLGCFGADDQRVGISELARRANLPKSTVSRLVSELVEHRYLERDGAGVRLGLRLFELGELAAQPKALRTLALAAMADLRDVTGHTVQLAVLEGVEVVYVGVIHGRNPPAPRARIGSRLPAHATAVGKAILAFSAPDAVERVIETGLPLVGAAPVRVSAFRAQLDGVRAGGIALDSDSGADCVASPILDGAGRAVAAISVCGRTGAFDAPGAGPAVRTAALGLARRL, from the coding sequence ATGCGCACCTCGCAGTGGAGCGACGCCGTCTCGGTCATCGAGCGCGTCACCATCGTGCTCGGATGCTTCGGAGCGGACGACCAGCGGGTCGGCATCTCCGAGCTGGCACGACGGGCGAACCTACCGAAGTCGACGGTGTCGCGCCTCGTCTCCGAGCTGGTCGAGCACCGCTACCTCGAGCGGGACGGCGCCGGGGTGCGGCTCGGCCTGCGGCTGTTCGAACTGGGCGAGCTGGCGGCGCAGCCGAAGGCCCTGCGCACGCTCGCGCTCGCCGCGATGGCCGACCTGCGCGACGTCACGGGCCACACCGTACAGCTCGCCGTGCTCGAGGGCGTCGAGGTGGTCTACGTCGGGGTGATCCACGGACGCAACCCGCCCGCGCCGAGGGCGCGCATCGGCAGCCGCCTGCCCGCGCACGCGACGGCCGTCGGCAAGGCGATTCTCGCCTTCTCGGCCCCGGATGCCGTCGAGCGCGTCATCGAGACCGGCCTGCCCCTGGTGGGTGCCGCGCCCGTGAGGGTCTCGGCGTTCCGGGCGCAGCTCGACGGGGTGCGGGCCGGCGGCATCGCGCTCGACTCGGACAGCGGCGCGGACTGCGTGGCGAGCCCGATCCTCGACGGCGCGGGCCGGGCGGTCGCCGCCATCTCGGTGTGCGGCCGCACGGGCGCGTTCGACGCGCCCGGCGCCGGTCCCGCGGTGCGAACCGCCGCCCTCGGCCTCGCCCGGCGTCTGTAG
- a CDS encoding sugar phosphate isomerase/epimerase and 4-hydroxyphenylpyruvate domain-containing protein: protein MKTSIATVCLSGTLDEKLRASAAAGFDGVEIFEPDFVSSPLPPRDVAALAVDLGITLDLYQPFRDFEGVSEEKLRHNLRRARAKFDLMNRLGIDTMLLCSNVGTAVSSDDALAVDQLRRLGDVAADNGVRVAYEALAWGRFVADYEHAARIVRSVDHPAVGHCLDSFHILSRGWDPVAIETIPADKIFFVQMADAPGLTMDLLSWSRHHRVFPGEGAFDLADFMGHLLRSGYDGPVSLEIFNDTFRRTDPFRTAIDAMRSLEWLQELASEALDRDGSEGAHMRVEPLPEMDPPVGFNFVEIRAEDGQRDRVRTTLYQLGFDDGGSHRTKPVELWAQGGARVVINNGDATAGAPAVAALGFDVADTHAAAERAARLLAPPVPREEGAGDEPLLGVRAPDSSEVFFGRIGAAGVPAWVAEFENAPVPAADSLVTRVDHVNLAQSWEYFDAAVLFCTSVLGLDPQPSLDVAAPTGLVRSQVMSAPGGAVRLVLNLAPAENVANPVQAQHVAFASTDAVAAAKRARQRGLSFLPIGDNYYDDLDSRFDLDPAFLEQLRELQLMYDRDERGEFLHFYTESLGSVFFEIVERRRGYAGYGATNAPVRLAAQHTRRAGLS from the coding sequence ATGAAGACTTCCATTGCCACGGTGTGCCTGAGCGGAACGCTCGACGAGAAGCTGAGGGCGAGCGCCGCGGCCGGCTTCGACGGGGTGGAGATCTTCGAGCCCGACTTCGTGTCGTCACCGCTGCCGCCGCGCGATGTCGCGGCGCTCGCCGTGGATCTGGGCATCACCCTCGACCTGTACCAGCCGTTCCGCGACTTCGAGGGTGTGAGCGAAGAGAAGCTGCGGCACAATCTGCGCCGCGCGCGGGCCAAGTTCGACCTGATGAACCGGCTCGGCATCGACACCATGCTGCTCTGCAGCAACGTCGGAACGGCGGTGAGCTCCGACGACGCGCTCGCGGTCGACCAGTTGCGGCGCCTCGGCGATGTCGCGGCCGACAACGGCGTGCGCGTCGCCTACGAGGCGCTCGCCTGGGGACGCTTCGTGGCCGACTACGAGCACGCGGCCCGCATCGTGCGCTCGGTCGACCACCCGGCCGTCGGTCACTGCCTCGACAGTTTCCACATCCTCTCCCGCGGCTGGGACCCGGTGGCGATCGAGACGATCCCCGCCGACAAGATCTTCTTCGTCCAGATGGCGGATGCACCGGGCCTCACCATGGACCTGCTGTCGTGGAGCCGCCACCACCGGGTGTTTCCGGGCGAGGGCGCATTCGACCTCGCCGACTTCATGGGGCACCTGCTGCGGTCGGGGTACGACGGACCGGTCTCGCTCGAGATCTTCAACGACACGTTCCGCCGAACCGACCCGTTCCGCACCGCTATCGACGCGATGCGGTCCCTCGAGTGGCTGCAGGAACTCGCGTCGGAGGCGCTCGACCGCGACGGGAGCGAGGGCGCCCACATGCGGGTCGAGCCGTTGCCGGAGATGGACCCGCCCGTCGGGTTCAACTTCGTCGAGATCCGCGCCGAGGACGGCCAACGCGACCGTGTGCGCACGACCCTCTACCAACTCGGCTTCGACGACGGCGGATCGCACCGCACCAAGCCGGTCGAACTCTGGGCGCAGGGCGGCGCGCGGGTCGTGATCAACAACGGCGACGCCACGGCGGGTGCGCCGGCGGTCGCCGCGCTCGGGTTCGACGTCGCCGACACGCACGCGGCCGCAGAGCGGGCCGCCCGACTGCTCGCTCCGCCGGTGCCGCGCGAGGAAGGGGCGGGCGACGAACCGCTTCTCGGCGTCAGGGCGCCCGACTCGTCCGAGGTGTTCTTCGGACGCATCGGCGCCGCGGGCGTGCCGGCCTGGGTCGCGGAGTTCGAGAACGCGCCGGTTCCGGCCGCCGATTCCCTCGTCACCCGGGTCGACCACGTCAACCTCGCGCAGTCGTGGGAGTACTTCGACGCGGCCGTGCTGTTCTGCACGAGCGTGCTCGGGCTCGACCCGCAGCCGTCGCTCGACGTCGCCGCGCCGACCGGGCTGGTGCGCAGCCAGGTGATGAGCGCACCCGGCGGCGCGGTCCGGCTGGTGTTGAATCTCGCACCGGCCGAGAACGTAGCGAATCCGGTGCAGGCCCAGCACGTGGCCTTCGCGTCGACCGACGCTGTGGCGGCGGCGAAGCGGGCACGCCAGCGCGGCCTGTCCTTCCTGCCGATCGGCGACAACTACTACGACGATCTCGACTCGCGCTTCGACCTCGACCCGGCGTTCCTCGAGCAGCTGCGCGAACTGCAGCTCATGTACGACCGCGACGAGCGGGGCGAGTTTCTGCACTTCTATACCGAGTCGCTCGGCAGCGTCTTCTTCGAGATCGTCGAAAGGCGGCGGGGCTACGCGGGCTACGGAGCCACGAACGCGCCCGTGCGTCTCGCCGCACAGCACACCCGTCGGGCGGGCCTGTCGTGA
- the pcaH gene encoding protocatechuate 3,4-dioxygenase subunit beta produces MSQPETQAAISEEIRQIEADAAALVSAGGAPELHPRRDYPPYRSSLLRHPTHQLVRVDPEEIERFSPAFGHTDVDELESDLTIQHAGEPLGERITVSGRVVDGDGRPVRAQLIELWQANSAGRYVHKRDQHPAPLDPNFTGVGRAITGDDGSYSFRTIKPGPYPWLNHTNAWRPAHIHFSVFGSQFTQRLVTQMYFPGDPLFALDPIYQSIADPAARERLVGRYDHSSSVPEHSLGYRWDIVLTGPRSTWLEAEDADE; encoded by the coding sequence GTGAGTCAGCCCGAGACCCAGGCCGCGATCTCCGAGGAGATCCGGCAGATCGAGGCGGATGCCGCGGCCCTCGTCAGCGCCGGGGGAGCCCCCGAGCTGCACCCGCGCCGCGACTACCCGCCCTACCGCAGCTCGCTGCTGAGACATCCGACCCACCAGCTCGTCAGGGTCGACCCGGAAGAGATCGAGCGCTTCTCCCCGGCCTTCGGCCACACCGACGTCGACGAGCTCGAGTCGGACCTCACGATCCAGCACGCCGGCGAGCCGCTCGGCGAACGCATCACCGTGAGCGGGCGCGTCGTCGACGGTGACGGCCGGCCGGTGCGCGCGCAGCTCATCGAGCTCTGGCAGGCGAACTCGGCCGGGCGCTACGTGCACAAGCGCGACCAGCACCCGGCGCCGCTCGACCCGAACTTCACCGGGGTGGGCCGGGCGATCACCGGCGACGACGGCTCGTACTCGTTCCGGACCATCAAGCCCGGCCCGTACCCGTGGCTCAACCACACGAACGCCTGGCGTCCGGCGCACATCCACTTCTCGGTGTTCGGCTCGCAGTTCACGCAGCGGCTGGTGACGCAGATGTATTTTCCCGGCGACCCGCTGTTCGCCCTCGACCCGATCTACCAGTCGATCGCCGACCCGGCCGCGCGCGAGCGGCTCGTCGGGCGGTACGACCACTCCTCGAGCGTTCCCGAGCACTCGCTCGGCTACCGCTGGGACATCGTGCTGACCGGCCCCCGGTCGACCTGGCTGGAGGCGGAGGACGCCGATGAATGA
- a CDS encoding lyase family protein yields the protein MIDAGLLDPLAQGSRALELTGDAAFLAAMVRVELALSRALVDTGVAPEWMLEVCDGLETAEPDVVAIASASRAGGNPVIPLVTWLGAAADALHHGASDHVHLGATSQDILDTAAMLVARAVCDEVLARLKEAGASLASLVETHRATPMVARTLGQHAAPTTFGFVAAGWLDGVTTAIDGLHRVRGGLPVQLGGAVGSLAALSRAATARGSSADEVAAAVARRLGLRLAPISWHTNRAPVLDVAAALAAAVAAVGVVAVDVAVLARTEIGELVEGGGGGSSAMPHKRNPITAVLVTAAARRTPHELAALHASALSEDQRPTGAWHAEWLPLRELERSAVSAAHGAATLIAGLEVNVARMAANLALTGGLIFSERVSAVLAETVGGAAAFALVGEASREAVVSGRPLSEVVAEAIAAGPYDRGARDAVAAAFAGDSDSDSDTAAADAAIDRVLAAYRAVTVGAPTGEAS from the coding sequence ATGATCGACGCCGGCCTGCTCGACCCGCTCGCCCAGGGCAGCCGGGCCCTCGAACTGACGGGCGACGCGGCGTTCCTCGCCGCGATGGTTCGCGTCGAGCTGGCGCTGTCACGCGCCCTGGTCGACACGGGCGTGGCGCCGGAGTGGATGCTCGAGGTCTGCGACGGCCTCGAGACGGCGGAGCCCGACGTCGTGGCGATCGCCTCAGCCTCCCGCGCCGGCGGCAACCCGGTGATCCCGCTCGTGACATGGCTCGGGGCGGCGGCCGACGCGCTGCACCACGGCGCGTCCGACCACGTGCACCTCGGTGCCACCAGCCAGGACATCCTCGACACGGCGGCCATGCTCGTCGCCCGCGCGGTGTGCGACGAGGTGCTCGCGCGGCTGAAGGAAGCGGGCGCGTCGCTCGCGTCGCTGGTCGAGACCCACCGCGCCACCCCGATGGTCGCCCGCACGCTCGGCCAGCACGCCGCCCCCACGACCTTCGGCTTCGTCGCCGCCGGCTGGCTCGACGGCGTGACGACGGCGATCGACGGGCTCCACCGGGTGCGGGGCGGGCTGCCGGTGCAGCTCGGTGGCGCGGTCGGTTCGCTCGCTGCGCTCTCCCGCGCCGCGACGGCGCGCGGCTCGAGCGCCGACGAGGTCGCCGCAGCCGTGGCCCGACGGCTGGGGCTGCGGCTCGCGCCGATCTCCTGGCACACGAACCGGGCGCCGGTACTCGACGTCGCCGCCGCACTCGCCGCCGCCGTGGCCGCGGTCGGCGTGGTGGCCGTCGACGTCGCGGTGCTCGCCCGCACTGAGATCGGCGAGCTCGTCGAGGGCGGCGGCGGGGGATCGTCGGCCATGCCGCACAAGCGCAATCCGATTACCGCGGTGCTGGTGACCGCCGCGGCCCGCCGCACCCCGCACGAGCTCGCCGCGCTGCACGCCTCGGCCCTCTCGGAAGACCAGCGCCCCACCGGCGCGTGGCACGCCGAGTGGCTGCCCCTGCGCGAACTGGAGCGCAGCGCGGTCTCGGCGGCCCACGGCGCCGCCACCCTGATAGCCGGTCTCGAGGTCAATGTCGCGCGCATGGCCGCCAACCTCGCACTCACCGGCGGACTGATCTTCAGCGAGCGGGTGTCGGCGGTGCTCGCCGAGACCGTCGGTGGTGCCGCCGCCTTCGCGCTGGTCGGGGAGGCGTCGCGAGAAGCCGTCGTCAGCGGGCGCCCGCTGAGCGAGGTGGTCGCCGAAGCCATTGCGGCGGGCCCGTACGACCGGGGCGCGCGCGACGCCGTGGCGGCCGCGTTCGCCGGCGACTCCGACTCCGACTCCGACACCGCCGCCGCGGACGCCGCCATCGACCGCGTGCTCGCGGCCTATCGGGCCGTGACCGTCGGTGCTCCGACCGGGGAGGCATCGTGA
- a CDS encoding IclR family transcriptional regulator, with product MPAERTDMVGKALSLLVLLGDTAQGATATELSVAAALPFSTTHRLLRSLSQQGFVAFDAGTKRYALGIRVFQLGQRVSNANGLAGSSIPVLRSLTEHTREASILGVLDTNHVLTVSKVDGPQAFRVTSDPGTHSPLHATALGKVLVAFSDDWEARVAELDLFARTEKTITDRRVFRGEIERVRELGYGTMYEENEVGMSALAAPVRSADGRVIGAVAIAAPVFRLPFDELLAFLPQLRAAAAELSVRVPAP from the coding sequence GTGCCAGCAGAACGCACCGACATGGTCGGTAAAGCCCTCTCCCTGCTCGTGCTGCTCGGCGACACGGCACAGGGCGCGACGGCGACCGAACTCTCGGTGGCTGCCGCCCTGCCGTTCAGCACGACCCACCGCCTGCTGCGCTCGCTCTCGCAGCAGGGCTTCGTGGCCTTCGACGCCGGCACCAAGCGGTACGCGCTCGGCATCCGGGTCTTCCAGCTCGGGCAGCGGGTGTCGAACGCGAACGGGTTGGCCGGTTCGTCCATCCCCGTGCTGCGTTCCCTCACCGAGCACACGCGCGAGGCCAGCATCCTCGGCGTGCTCGACACGAACCACGTTCTCACGGTGAGCAAGGTCGACGGGCCGCAGGCCTTCCGCGTCACGAGCGACCCCGGCACGCACAGCCCGCTGCACGCCACCGCGCTCGGCAAGGTGCTCGTGGCCTTCTCCGACGACTGGGAGGCCAGGGTCGCCGAACTCGACCTGTTCGCCCGCACCGAGAAAACCATCACCGACCGCCGGGTGTTCCGCGGCGAGATCGAGCGCGTGCGCGAGCTCGGCTACGGCACCATGTACGAGGAGAACGAGGTCGGCATGAGCGCCCTCGCCGCCCCCGTGCGCTCGGCCGACGGACGGGTCATCGGCGCCGTCGCGATCGCGGCTCCGGTGTTCCGGTTGCCGTTCGACGAGCTTCTCGCGTTCCTGCCCCAGCTGCGGGCCGCCGCCGCCGAGCTCTCCGTGCGCGTTCCCGCGCCCTAG
- the pcaG gene encoding protocatechuate 3,4-dioxygenase subunit alpha, which produces MNDFAPTPSQTVGPFFHFALPYDDGPRVAPAADPRAVRLHGTVFDGTGTGVRDAVIEIWQADDTGSPSRRRGSLVRDGFGFTGFGRAATNLAGEYSFTTLVPGTSFATVAIFARGLSHHLFTRAYFSDVDDALLGSLPADRRTTLVATADAERSYRFDIRLQGDGETVFLEYT; this is translated from the coding sequence ATGAATGACTTCGCGCCGACCCCGTCGCAGACGGTCGGGCCGTTCTTCCACTTCGCGCTGCCCTACGACGACGGCCCGCGGGTCGCCCCGGCCGCCGACCCGCGCGCGGTCCGGCTGCACGGCACGGTCTTCGACGGAACCGGAACGGGCGTGCGCGACGCGGTGATCGAAATCTGGCAGGCGGATGACACGGGGTCGCCGAGCCGGCGGCGGGGCAGTCTGGTGCGCGACGGTTTCGGCTTCACGGGCTTCGGCCGCGCGGCGACGAACCTCGCCGGCGAGTACTCCTTCACGACCCTCGTCCCGGGCACTTCGTTCGCGACCGTCGCCATCTTCGCGCGTGGCCTCAGCCACCACCTGTTCACCCGCGCCTACTTCTCCGACGTCGACGACGCGCTGCTCGGGTCGCTGCCCGCCGACCGCCGGACGACCCTCGTCGCCACGGCCGACGCCGAACGCTCCTACCGCTTCGACATCCGGCTGCAGGGCGACGGCGAGACCGTGTTCCTGGAGTACACATGA
- the aroQ gene encoding type II 3-dehydroquinate dehydratase has translation MNSQRPSILVVNGPNLNLLGLREPGIYGHDTLADAEKLARDTAEAAGFDLDFFQSNWEGAIVDRLHEARGVANGIIVNPAGFTSTSITLLDTLLAVSLPVVEVHVSNIHRREQFRHFSYVSTMADAVIAGCGIAGYRYAVDYLVARTSS, from the coding sequence ATGAACTCGCAGCGCCCCAGCATCCTCGTGGTGAACGGCCCCAATCTCAACCTGCTCGGCCTTCGCGAGCCGGGGATCTACGGGCACGACACGCTGGCCGACGCCGAGAAGCTCGCCCGCGACACCGCCGAGGCCGCGGGCTTCGACCTCGACTTCTTCCAGAGCAACTGGGAGGGCGCCATCGTCGACCGCCTGCATGAGGCGCGCGGGGTGGCGAACGGCATCATCGTGAACCCGGCCGGTTTCACGAGCACGTCGATCACCCTGCTCGACACGCTGCTGGCGGTCTCGCTGCCGGTCGTCGAGGTGCACGTGTCGAACATCCACCGACGCGAACAGTTCCGGCACTTCTCCTACGTCTCGACCATGGCCGACGCGGTGATCGCGGGCTGCGGTATCGCCGGCTACCGGTACGCCGTCGACTACCTCGTGGCCCGCACCTCGAGCTGA
- the dctP gene encoding TRAP transporter substrate-binding protein DctP, whose translation MSHAHSKSRVVFASSVLTAGALLLAGCAAPADDGGGGDSGGNEDVTLTVATSQPETTPNFYCGVELLKERLEEADIGFTVDLFPASQLGPDTERFAAVQAGDIDIDLQGASALSATYEPIGVVDAAYVFNDVDHTFDWIDNESSDLFASFNEETGTRIVDGWFFGNRTFTTKDTPIESPDDLEGLAIRFPDSPQFLANAEAMGVEPVAVANEEIYVALQQGIAVGQENPIVATHSQSFDEILKVASLNNHQVGIHWLVVGENTYDKLSDEQAELLDETIHGIRAENRECVEEETNKILDEYRADSSYTVVEEDEVDKEAFIEQAEEFFGSYYDGERLELYEAIRGMVN comes from the coding sequence ATGAGCCACGCTCACAGCAAGTCCCGGGTCGTGTTCGCGTCGTCGGTGTTGACGGCGGGAGCGCTCCTTCTCGCCGGATGTGCCGCGCCCGCCGACGACGGCGGGGGAGGCGATTCAGGTGGCAACGAAGACGTCACGCTGACGGTCGCCACCAGCCAGCCCGAGACCACACCCAACTTCTACTGCGGCGTCGAGCTGCTGAAGGAGCGGCTCGAGGAGGCCGACATCGGCTTCACCGTCGACCTCTTCCCGGCCAGCCAGCTCGGGCCCGACACCGAGCGTTTCGCGGCCGTGCAGGCCGGCGACATCGACATCGACCTGCAGGGTGCCTCGGCGCTGAGCGCCACCTACGAGCCGATCGGCGTCGTCGACGCGGCCTACGTGTTCAACGACGTCGACCACACCTTCGATTGGATCGACAACGAGTCATCCGACCTCTTCGCCAGCTTCAACGAGGAGACCGGAACCCGCATCGTCGACGGCTGGTTCTTCGGCAACCGCACCTTCACGACGAAGGACACACCGATCGAAAGCCCCGACGACCTCGAGGGCCTCGCCATCCGGTTCCCCGACTCGCCGCAGTTCCTGGCGAACGCCGAGGCCATGGGCGTCGAGCCCGTCGCCGTGGCGAACGAGGAGATCTACGTGGCGCTGCAGCAGGGCATCGCCGTCGGCCAGGAGAACCCCATCGTGGCGACGCACTCGCAGAGCTTCGACGAGATCCTCAAGGTCGCCTCGCTGAACAACCACCAGGTCGGCATCCACTGGCTCGTCGTCGGCGAGAACACCTACGACAAGCTGAGCGACGAGCAGGCCGAACTGCTCGACGAAACCATCCACGGCATCCGGGCGGAAAACCGCGAGTGCGTCGAAGAGGAGACGAACAAGATCCTCGACGAGTACCGCGCAGACTCCTCGTACACGGTGGTCGAGGAAGACGAGGTCGACAAGGAGGCGTTCATCGAGCAGGCGGAAGAGTTCTTCGGCAGCTACTACGACGGCGAACGTCTCGAGCTGTACGAAGCCATCCGCGGGATGGTGAACTGA
- a CDS encoding shikimate dehydrogenase, whose product MGTTESYRVGLIGLGLELSLSPVLHEAEAAALGLDYSYDIFDGSRDAAYGDVGASIEAAREGGYRGVNITHPFKQLAVDHVDEMSRDAWVLGAVNTIVFDGGRLIGHNTDWYGFAHSIEKNLGGVPRRTVVQFGAGGAGVAVAHALLRSGVERLVLLDVDVERAGAVADSLNTAHERTAIVGGSVDDAGRFLPSADGVVNASPVGMPSHPGSAVPLDLLRRDLWVHDVVYMPLETELMTAARALGCLTVGGGYMLVFQAAEGIRLFTGITPDADRMLRHFERIIAAGSQGARQLG is encoded by the coding sequence ATGGGCACAACTGAGTCGTATCGCGTCGGTCTCATCGGCCTCGGGCTCGAGCTGTCGCTGTCGCCGGTGCTGCACGAGGCGGAGGCGGCGGCGCTCGGACTCGACTACAGCTACGACATCTTCGACGGCAGCCGGGACGCCGCATACGGCGACGTGGGGGCGTCCATCGAGGCGGCTCGCGAGGGTGGCTATCGCGGGGTCAACATCACCCACCCCTTTAAGCAGCTCGCGGTCGACCACGTCGACGAGATGTCCCGCGACGCCTGGGTGCTCGGAGCGGTGAACACCATCGTGTTCGACGGCGGTCGGCTGATCGGCCACAACACCGACTGGTACGGCTTCGCCCATTCGATCGAGAAGAACCTCGGGGGCGTGCCGCGGCGCACCGTCGTGCAGTTCGGGGCGGGCGGTGCCGGGGTGGCCGTGGCGCACGCCCTGCTGCGCAGCGGCGTCGAGCGGCTGGTGCTCCTCGATGTCGACGTCGAGCGAGCGGGCGCCGTGGCCGACTCGCTCAACACGGCGCACGAGCGCACGGCGATCGTCGGCGGATCCGTCGACGACGCGGGCCGTTTTCTTCCCTCGGCCGACGGCGTCGTCAACGCGTCCCCCGTGGGCATGCCGTCGCATCCGGGGTCTGCCGTCCCCCTCGACCTGCTGCGCCGCGACCTCTGGGTGCATGACGTCGTCTACATGCCCCTCGAGACCGAGCTGATGACCGCGGCCCGCGCGCTCGGCTGCCTCACCGTCGGCGGCGGGTACATGCTGGTGTTCCAGGCGGCCGAGGGAATCCGTCTCTTCACCGGTATCACGCCGGATGCCGACCGGATGCTGCGTCATTTCGAGCGCATCATCGCGGCCGGCAGCCAGGGCGCCCGGCAGCTGGGCTGA
- a CDS encoding Dabb family protein, with product MIRHVAVFTFVPEFTPAARAHWIAMIRDLPEQIPEVLSMSVGEDVLHGPASHELAIVADFSTLADLETYSTHPAHAAVLAVSKDVKASLAVVDFEVEP from the coding sequence GTGATCCGCCACGTCGCGGTCTTCACGTTCGTGCCCGAGTTCACGCCCGCGGCCAGGGCGCACTGGATCGCCATGATCCGCGACCTGCCCGAACAGATCCCCGAGGTGCTGTCGATGTCGGTCGGGGAAGACGTCCTGCACGGCCCGGCGTCCCACGAACTCGCGATCGTCGCCGACTTCTCGACGCTCGCCGACCTCGAGACGTACTCCACGCATCCGGCCCACGCGGCGGTGCTCGCCGTCTCCAAGGACGTGAAGGCGTCCCTCGCCGTCGTCGACTTCGAGGTGGAGCCCTAG
- a CDS encoding IclR family transcriptional regulator, whose translation MTKGGDEAVAEPNAAVSIIERMTAVLGAFTPQNDRMGVNEIARRSGLPKSTASRLVSSLVEHGYLERRGGLVCIGLRLFELGTLSGQPNELRSLALPTMVDLRSSTRQTVHLSVLEGTEIVYIGILRGYDSSYLLSRVGGRLPAYATGAGKALLAFSPPEVVERVIENGFVAYQPGTITDSASLLRELETIRATGLAYSTAEAGPGVTAAASPILTTESRPVAALSVSGRIGNFDPRRIGPAVHLAALNLGRLSSQPHLSRQRATH comes from the coding sequence GTGACCAAGGGTGGTGACGAAGCAGTGGCCGAGCCGAACGCCGCCGTATCGATCATCGAACGCATGACCGCCGTGCTCGGAGCCTTCACGCCCCAGAACGACCGCATGGGGGTCAACGAGATCGCCCGCCGCTCGGGCCTCCCGAAGTCCACGGCCTCGCGCCTCGTGTCGAGCCTCGTCGAACACGGCTACCTCGAGCGCCGCGGCGGGCTGGTGTGCATCGGGCTGCGGCTGTTCGAGTTGGGCACCCTCTCGGGCCAGCCCAACGAACTGCGCTCGCTCGCCCTCCCCACCATGGTCGACCTGCGCAGTTCCACCCGGCAGACCGTGCACCTCTCCGTGCTCGAGGGCACGGAGATCGTCTACATCGGCATCCTGCGCGGGTACGACTCCTCGTACCTGCTCTCGCGCGTCGGCGGACGCCTGCCCGCCTACGCGACCGGCGCGGGCAAGGCCCTGCTCGCGTTCTCGCCGCCCGAGGTCGTGGAGCGGGTGATCGAGAACGGCTTCGTGGCCTACCAGCCCGGCACGATCACCGACTCCGCGTCGCTGCTGCGCGAGCTCGAGACCATCCGCGCCACCGGGCTCGCCTATTCCACCGCCGAGGCGGGACCCGGCGTCACCGCCGCGGCGAGCCCCATCCTCACCACCGAGTCGCGCCCGGTCGCCGCCCTCTCGGTCTCCGGCCGCATCGGCAATTTCGACCCGCGGCGCATCGGCCCCGCCGTGCACCTCGCCGCCCTCAACCTCGGCCGCCTCAGCAGCCAGCCGCACCTCTCCCGGCAACGGGCCACCCATTGA